The Alnus glutinosa chromosome 3, dhAlnGlut1.1, whole genome shotgun sequence nucleotide sequence tgctattttatCCTTTACATTGACAAATTGTTAGTTTGACGAGGAGCAGAACTACCTTAGCCTTTAGGGTCCCGGACCACcccaaaattaaaaagtttcataaaaatttgaaaatttcttttaaattttagataTGTTTATGACATCGACCCCGGCCCCTTCcccccaaaattttattttttagttttgtcccccCTCCCTCTCCTGAAAATTCTAGTTCTGCCCCTAAGTTTGATAATATGAAAGGATTAATATGTAGAAGCTTACCACCCAATTTCTGAATGAAGACTTTGCAACTCTTCCAGTTTCAATTGCTCCTTCAAAAAGGGGAAATATAGTGTGAACCTCCTCACTTTTCAAAAACTTTAGTAAATCTTCCTCTTCTATATATCTGTAACACAAAAGACCGTGAGTAactataagaaaagaaaatgatttattttttccacATTCTCAAACAATAGAACTTGAACTCACAACATATATACTCTCTGTCTTTCCATGTCAGCATCCAAAGGTTGAGTTGTATGAATTATTatcaacaggaaaaaaaaaaataaatgatcaaGTAACAAATTCATATCTTAAACTTGGGGTTCCACTGAAAGAGATATACAAAGCTTCCAACATCAAGTccatttttagaattcaatGAAGTATAAGTTGGAACCTGCATCTCCTTcttgaaatatatatagaaacttaAAGTTAATTCCAACAGCCAAGACACTCTAAGATTTCGAAATGAACAGTGCATATAATACCCTGACCTATATGtgcatatgtgtgtgtgtatgtatagggaagaagaattttttaagagaaccaaaaagcaaaaggaGTTTGATCATGATCAAATATAATGACCCAGTGAAAAGTACTAACCGGCgctacatctgcgctatcacttcAAAATGACTGGTCAATTAATATAGAGCTTCCAGCCTTCCATAAAATCCCTTATGAAGcctatttttttggatgaataaactCTTTTATAGCTCAAACACACAACCAACAATCACTCCAGCCATGCTGGATACAAGGCTACTCAAAGCAAAGCAGTGACAACttcaaacaacaaaagaaaccaacaaacaATTACACTGCAAGAAGAGGCTGTAAGCCCCATTTCACAACTAAAGTCATACTATTCTCAAACTTCTTCGCCGAACAACGCCCAAGCAACCGAGAACGAACATCCCACTTGATCTGTCTAATCAAAACTTCTTCTGTTCTCAGAAGGTTGCCATGCTCCAAATCGTTTTGATGCCGCCACAGATGGTAGACAGGAGAACCGAAACACAATTTGTAGATAGTAGCAAGCAAGCTACTACCTTTAAGATGATCAACACACCATTGACAAAGAGAATCCCAATCAGCAAGTGGATCCAGAATCAAACAATCAGAAAGCACACTCCTCCAGATTCTCCTACTAAAACTACAGCAAAAGAAAAGATGTTCTTTACTTTCTTGACAAGCaaaacagaatttgtaaaggGAAGTACCTGTAAAGTCCCAACAACACATCTTTTTCttagtggtaagagcattccTAAACACCAACCAAAGAATGAATGCATGTTTAGGAATAGCCAACTCAAACCAGACAAACTTATGACAATCAACCACTGGCAATTTGGGCCGAATCTGCTCCCAAGTTTGTGCACAAGAATATTTCCCAGAGGAAGAACGCCAAACTAAAATGTCCTCCCCTAATGCTGATCTCTGGAAGTCTACTCTATATTTGGACCAGATGATCAGACCTGGCACTTGGCCAGTACCCCCGTCTCTAATGATTGAAGACACCCGAGGACCAATATCCCTTCCAGCATCATAGATGACTCTGTACTTGTACTTGTCAAAAAGACATCCTTTCGGGTGCCAATTATCATATCACAGAAAAATTCTCGTACCATTACTAACCTTGAAGCTCAAAAATTGTTTAGCTAAAATTCTAAGATTCAACAACTTtttccaactccaagagcaaTTTTGAGGGATAGGAACTTGCCAAAAACTCCTTCCCTTCAACAAATTATTCTCCACCCAAGCTACCCATAAAGAACCTGATCTAGCAAACGAAGACCAGATATGAAGAAGCATAGAAGCTTGATTCCAGCAATCCAGCTTCTTAATGCCCAAACCACCCTCTTTTTTTATGAAGCCTATTTTTACCTAGTAATTAGGAAATGTGGAACTTAGTACTCATGACCATCTTTATAAATTATTCATTATGTAGGCTACTACTCATCTTTTCAATGCGGAACCAGGGTGTtacatcaaaatttcaaatagggTAAAAACGACCTTGAACCGcgttaattaaatttactagGTCAAAAAAGGATTTCTCGACCTAGTTTTGGGCTTTAGTCCATAAGTATGGAGGGAGAAATTATTTTAGgcacattaaaatatatgttcACCCAATCACgagaaattttttaattgggCCGCAAATAAATGCGAGATTGCAAAATTGATTGAAAATGTGTCCAAAATTAACTTTCACTTGATCATAATGGTCGGGTTACATGTTGGACACGGGAAATTAAAGAATGGTCTAAAAGACCCGAAATGGGCTTTGTAACACCCAATATAGGAATTCGACCAATATATgtatatgagagagagatacagaagAGGGGAAAAGTTTTGATCAAGCATGCATGGTGAGTTGGCCAATTAAGTGTAACCATGAAATTGTAACACCTAGCTAACAAGTGTCAACGCATGCACGACCAAATTTGCCTGAACATTAAAGGTACTTGGGCATGAAACCCTAATTATGTCTAGACATGGTAATAACCCATCCGAACTCGCAAAAACACGGTTTTCTGTCTATAAAGGGCCAGTCTTGCTTCAATTTTCAAGATCTCCACTTCAAGGAGAGTTGAGGAACCAAAATGAAGACCTTGCTTGTGTACGTTGTGAGCCAAGAGCCGTGTTCGTGTGTCGAAGGCTCTTGGAGTGGAGATCAAATTAACCATGGTGCTGTTGTTGCACGTTGAACGTACATCAACTTAGTCTACCGATGGGGATCGATAAAGAGATCAATCATAGAATATTGGCTAGAAGGGGTGCTGAAGTAGAGATACACGAGGAGCTTGTcgacatacatatatatattgtctaagTATTTTATAATGAGTTGTAAGTTTACTTTGTCTTTCTTTAGTTCTTTCATAGTGAAGTGATATCCCAGTGGGTTTGGCTACGTCACAGATATTTTTCCTTGGAGCAAGAGTTTCTTCTTCGTCAATAAAATCCGGTGTTAATGTGTTGATAATTATCGCTTTTATGGTTTGATATTTATATATCTGcactgcatatatatatatatatatatatatatatatatatatatatatatatatatatatgttgcgtTTGTGATTAATTGCTCAGCGCGCCACATATTGgggtctaattttttttttatatgttcaCTCAAGAGGGAGAGAGGAGATTTGAACTAGTAACTTCTGTTTCATGAGGCTCGATCCCTAACCGATTTAACTACCTTTGAGGACGGGTCTGAATTGACAACTCCTACTCAAACTTGAATACAAAAAtatgattaataatttttatctcaaagaacgagaaaaataatatttatatatataaatatatttatgtttgGTCCATATGTTTggattttttctgttttgttgttttgtttttcttgtttacagTTTACTTTTGTAATGGGCAGTAAATTACTTGGGCATTTTAAGTGGCTTGTAAGCTAGACCAGGCCCTCTCATTTTAGTTGAGTTGTGCTTTATTATAAATTAGAGATGACCAAATTATTTGTTCatgtaattttagtttgttGCTTAAGTTGCTGCTTTAAGCTGAGTCTGTTTCTAGCTTAGTGGTTAGGGATTCTGTATCTCTATTCACTACCTTATGCCTACGGGCTTGCGTTTGTTGCTTTCGGGTTGATTGTTTAGTTTTTGGACTTTTGCATTTGCTTTTGGACTTATTATTAATGGAAGTTCcaattccccttttttttttttttaaaaaaaaaaaaaaaaaaaaaaaaaaaaaaaaaaaaaaaaaaaaaaaaaacctcctgTGAATAATAATGGAAGTAATTGAGGTCAAAATTAAGTTCTTTCAAAAAAGTTGACGACATATATGATCAGAGTGACAACCacttaaaaaagcaaaaagtgaTCGATCGAGGGTGGAAGCAGTAATATTGTGATGGGTAGGCATAGCAACCAAAATCGAAACATGAATATGGATCGGGATGCAAATAATTATGAACACAAATGGgggatcgatcgatcgagatgGAGAAAAAAGTAACTCACTTGGCTCCAGGCTTGGCTACGTTCTTGAATATCCTTTGAGCACAATTCCTCGCCTCCCACTCACTCGTGATCTCCGACTCAGCCTTCCCAAAATCATCGACGGTTCTCGAAATGGTCGGCAAGCCAGAAGACATGACATAGCTCACTAGCCTCTTCACGCTCAACGCTGTTGCCCTACCCTCCAAGCTCAGCTTCTTCAGCCTCACCATGTCGATCCTCCTCGAACCAGTCCTCTTAGACCTCGACAACGGATACGACGTCCTGTCCCTCAGCCTTGCCGGCAACGTCTTCGACGCCTGAAGACGGCGACGTGGGGGCTCCCTCTCGTCCTCCTCCAGCGGCGGCCCAGAAAGCGTTTCCAATATGTAGTGGTTGAAAACACTTTCTTTCATGCGATCAAAGAAGGTAGCAACGTGGAAGGACGAGGCCAGGACCTTCACGAATACGATCTTTAAAAGCCATATGGTTGCGGCGATGAGCACGGCTATGAGTGTCCGGAACACCTTTTTAAGGAACTTGTTGTGTTTATGAACATTAGGGAACATAATCATCCATGCTACCAAGACTAGGCCTAGCCAAACACAGTTTTGGAAGCTCTTGCGCAAACCGTAGACAAAATATAGGACCTTCTCTCTAAGCATGAAGTTGCGCTCGATGAGGAATACGAGAAGGCTTACCACCCATCCGGACACTAGGCGGCCGCAGAAGATCACCATCACCATCAGGCACCATTTCCATATCTCCAAGCCCCATTTCTTGTCATCTTTCAGAGATTGTAGGGTAAGAGAGCATACCAAGCATGTCATTATGATGAGGAACAATGTCCATTCGATTAAGGCCCTCTTGTTAAGCTTTGTTCTCCTTTTCTTGCTGTACTTCTTGCCTTTAGCTTCATCTTCGCAGTTTTCTTCTTCGATTAATCGATCATATTCAtcatcgtcgtcgtcgtcgtcgtcatcatcatcatcatctctgTCGGTCGACGAAGCGTTTTCGTGGGAGTCTAAGGGTTGGAATTCTTGGGGTTCAAGGATGATTCTTGGTGGGAGGGGATAGCGGATTTCCTCGAACCGAGACCTTGGTTTGGAAAAGTTTAGTCGTCTGAGGATTTTGGCTGTTGTTGGAGGTTGGGAGAGTGGATCATTGGTGTCTGCCTGGGGAGACTGTTTCAGCTTGGAATCCGGCAGGTCGATGTTGAGGACGACATGATCAGTAGTGTTGCTTTTTTGGTTGTCTGTTTTCTGTACCTCCATGACTGCTTGCTTCAACTCTCACAGAACCATAAAACTGTGTtttacacagagagagagagagagagagagagagagagagagccttcTGAATTGGATTTGTGCAGAAGATCGAAACCTTGTTTGAAGGAAGGAAATCATTGAAGGCAACAATGACAATAGTATTATATCTAGTAAACTCTTTATGACTGATCCAATCTCATGATGCGGCTGGGCATATTACCCTTTGGGTCTAcgctttaaataaaaaaaattaaaaaaaaaaaaaaattaatgactgatttttattttcttgtcatcataatttcaatttcACTCACACACACCCACAGAGAAAGAGATAACCGTATGAAgatttacataaaaaaaaaaaaaaaaaaaaaattaaaaaaaaaaacatttttttgaagagaaatgttacacaCTTTTTGAATTACGAgcaaaaattacaattaaattttaaatgaattattattaaattttaaattcaagaaTATAGATTTTAGAGGGCGAGAGTGAAAGtatttttagcaattttttacttttatttatttatttatttttattagaaggAAATGATTGAAGGCAATACCAGGAAAATAAAAAGGTAAGAGGTGGACCCTTTTGTCCATTCTTTTAAAATCTTATGTCTTCTTGATACAATTTCAAAGATGGGAATTCTCACGtgcgtttcttttttttttttcttttttcttttttaatcacGTGCGTAGCTTTAGATGAACACTTTAAATAAACTATTCTGAAAATTGCACCGCAGGGAGAAACagtaatgatgaaagatcaattACGATTAGAAAGCAAAGGAGATGACAATGAACATTAATGATGATGGATACTTCTCTGGTAGGGGCGATGCATGATATGAATAGCGCCGACATATCAAAAGTGCTGATTAATCAactataattaatttatatatttctgctcctttttgtttttaataaaataaacaatggAATTAATACTACGTGTGCGCTGTACTAGATCTGCTTTAATTTAGAATTTTAGTCTAATTTAGTTTGTTTTCCGGTAAAATTTtgtccaaaaatatttttagtcaAAATTTTGATGTTCGGTTGAGGGGTGggtcaaaaaaattcaaacttgaaaaataatttataaaatttaaaataaaaactattttttaaaataaaaaagttttttttcaaaccaaaaatatttttaatttgactattattttctatagcatcaaacaccaaaaaataaaaaatatattttctaaaaaatagtTTACGCGAGAAAAAACAGAGCCTTTATTAAGCTCTTTCGATTTTCTTCGTAGGATTGAGTTGAGAACGTGCCCTAGAGATAAAGTTCAATGCATTCTAAACTTAACAAGAATTAAGAATGTATTTGAGATTGCGTtggaaaataaagtttttatagtaaaaaaaaaaaaaaaaaaaaagcttttgagaaaaagcttcattttcaagatttttttcaaaagtgcgatttggctttctttttctttctttttttggagcaaaaaagtcaaaaaagtattttttatggtttttacaAAACggacatatttttgttttgcactactttttatatactaaaagtattttttaaatttcttaacACAATCTCAAACAGGCACTAAATTATTTTGATTTCGGCTTCTCTATCTAATTAAAGAAAGACTTAAGCCTCTCAGTGTTCATATAAACCTTtgagatatgatcttttatTACGCTAAGACATAACTTTTGACTACATTGCCCATGTGGCAGGGTGGtcccctagctagctttagggtttcttttctaaaaaaaaaaatagaaaaaataaaagtaaaagttgccaCATAGGCAAAAGTGGTCAGAAGTGTTTTGGAGTgacaatatatcatatatgaaaatttatatttattcttacttttaaaaggaaaatctACTACGTACTTTTACAAACAACTCCTCTAAAACTGAGACATTCATAGAATTCTACCTAAAATTACTTGTTCTTTGTTACTGTTATGTCTTATTTCATTGCTTtacgagtaatgttatatactattttttattatttcttcaaAAAAGTCAAAGTTGATGTGGCTATTAAAATCTTCTACTTCATAAGGTGAAAGTTTTGAAAAATCGAGAAACTTATCTGATTTGTTACtataacttttacttttactataaTCTCCTTACAAAcctgaataataataataataaaagttccCCTTACAAACCTATTTGACACTTCATATTTTATGACAATAAGTGCCACGTGacacttaatattttttttattgacttGATAAGTGACACATGGATTATCACATAAGTTTATAAACTTAATAAGAGCTTTATGAATTTTCATATAATAGTTCATATTTTAGTGGTTAACATTATAAGTATTATATACATGCCGATTTTAgacgttaattttgattaaaagacaaaaatgccctcaattgaaaaaaaaaaatttggttaaaatttattaataaaaaaatattaaaaccaatatatttttttaaaaaaaaaaaaaaaagaaaagaaaagaaaagggggtggctgccggagggggtggctgccacccccttAGGTGGAGGGGTGGGagtgcgagccacccccagaggtgggtcCGGCTACCCCAGCTTTTCTCTAGGGTATCCATTTTCCCATCTGCCAATGAACCTTGCCAATATTGGCCATGTAGCAACTAACGACGTTGCTtgcctctaattttttttttttttggacagtgTAAAGCATAGCATACATGATGCCCTCAACTGCACAGGAATAAGGAAGGCTACAATGGCTTTCACCAAATGCTCTCTTGGCTCACAAGGGCGAAGCAAAGCAACATCTCAAAGAGGTTCTAAGGCTAAAGTTTCGTCTAGGCTTTACACCCTCACAATGAACATCCTATTCTATTTATAGAATGAGAGAAAAGCTACATGCAACGTGTAAGAGGGAACCATTTTTATTGCGAGTTTTCTCGTGGCGTTAGGATGAAAGTCTCCTGGAACAGCCAGCGTCACTACGATCTTGGTGAAGGTCCTCTCGGGTTGGTTTTTTAAGTCTTTGTCCATGATTCACGTTCGGATGGTTGGTGACGGCCTCACAAAACCTCAAATAAAAAGCCTAACTTTTTTAGACCAAAATACTTAAGTGTGTTTTGATCACAATTAAGATCACCCAATAGAGCCAATTTCTAAGACCTAACACCTTTTATCATCTTAAACTCATACAGTTTTTGCTTAAAATATAGCTTGTTCGTAAGTAACTTGGAGATATGCCAACTCTCCAATCTGTCCAAATTCCTGCAAGAGATTCTTTCTCCATGATTGCAGTACATGACCTCATCTGATAGACAAAGTTGAATGGTACTCACCGCTTTCACCTCAAATACTTCCCATTCACTATCAACCATCTTCTCTGGTTTCTTCGTTCCCCGTACGTCGTCTTCGCTAAATCTAGTTGCACCAACAAATTCTTCGCCTTTCACTGCCACAAATTCTTAGTTCCATCGAACTTCACCACATAGtatttgataccaattgttgagATTATTGAAACTATGCAATTTCGATGAAAagtaaagagaaagaaaaggagaacGACACAAATTGTTTACATGATTCGGCATTACGCCTACATCAATGGATACGAGCTGCTTTTTCACTATATTTAACAAATAATAGGATTACCACATATATATACTATCACCAGCTAAAACCCTAACTTGGTACATTGAATATCCCCAATATGCCCAAGcctggttatatatatatgctctgcTATGTTCCGTCGAAAAGGCTTTTGAACTAGATACTAGTGTAAATGTGTAATTCCTCATTCTAAATATGAATCACTATCTCTACCATTTTGTAAACATGGAATCGTTCATCTATATCTTTTTGACATTTATATACTATGACGAATGAGTAATATTTGATCCCTTTCTGTATTGTGACCAAAGCTagtaaattttttgaagttatAGTTTCATATATTTTGGATATTCAACATATTTTGTGAATATGGTATTCTGAGTTTTATTATCGGTTATGGACAGTCTCGTATAGGGTTTTACAAATTttggaatataaattaaaaatagtacACAAATATGAGAAATAACAGCAGTCAAGAAAACATTGGTATAACAACTATTAAAAAATCACCGCTACTATAACAAATATAATCATGGAcattttctgttgttttctGTAATTGCTGCTCATATAGAAAGCCAAGGACACTCGCTATCTCTCAAttccaaaaccaagaaacagAAGAAAACAATTGTTTAAGCAAAGAAGCTGACATACCGGTTAACACACTTGTCTGGGGAGGTGAGCCGGTGCCTTTAAAACACAAACGTAAACCTCAATTTTGAAAACTATTTGGCAAATTCCATACAAATTTCTGGGTGCTTTTacttttttagttattttctttAACACAGACAATACCCAACCGTCACAGTACTATTCTTCCAGAATGCGCACGTAGATGGTCAGCCGTATGCCATGGCTTTGTAAACATGAACTGAGCCTTGATTTAGACctacttaaataaataatccaAGAATTACTCAGTGGCCACTATGATAAAGCATCCCAAAAATCAAACTAGATTAATCAAAATACAAGCACTTGAAGAGATTTAACAACTCAAtagtatttcaatttttttcttttttcacttggGGATTGTGAAGGGGAGAAGGAAGCAATTTGAGAGGCAAGGGCAAAGAATATGCACCATGTCACAATAGAATGCTGTCAATTACCGTACTTTAATAGTCGAAGGAACCCTTGATGCCCTCAAGGCTCTCTCCCATTGATAGCCTGCAATAGAATGAATATGAGATCAATTGGCATCTTAGAAGGAGATTGGGTACATTAGTGATTAAAATGGCTCACTAAAAAAAGTAATGGAAAAGCACAAACAACCAACCAGAAAGATATGACAAAAAAGATGTTACATGGCAAAGATCTGATGGCAACCTTCACTCTTTAGATGATCTAACtgaattttgttcattttgcaagagaaaaaaagaaacatagaAACAAAAGTTTGATTCCACGAAGGGGATACTCCAGATTATTGTTAAACTCATTTGTTGCTTCAATTCTTATATCTTAACAAACAGAATTATGCCATTATCTCCACAATAGGAGACCATACTCCGCCAGTGCAAAAACTTTCCAGCATCTCAATTGTATAAAGAAAGCATGCGCCAGCCTGTTCCACAATAAGAGAGTTTAGgcttcctttcctttcttttttttttttttttttataagtaagaaattttttattaaaaaacgtaAGACGCCACTAAGTACACAAGACGGATACACAGGAATAaccaaaccagcccacaaaaagaaacccaatcAAACCCATAAGGACCTAAGCCCTTAAactcaaaacccacaagaagTAGCCCACAAAAGAAACAAGAACCCAAAACAAACCCTCAAGAAGCATTCCCCGCTACTGC carries:
- the LOC133864973 gene encoding mechanosensitive ion channel protein 10-like, with translation MEVQKTDNQKSNTTDHVVLNIDLPDSKLKQSPQADTNDPLSQPPTTAKILRRLNFSKPRSRFEEIRYPLPPRIILEPQEFQPLDSHENASSTDRDDDDDDDDDDDDDEYDRLIEEENCEDEAKGKKYSKKRRTKLNKRALIEWTLFLIIMTCLVCSLTLQSLKDDKKWGLEIWKWCLMVMVIFCGRLVSGWVVSLLVFLIERNFMLREKVLYFVYGLRKSFQNCVWLGLVLVAWMIMFPNVHKHNKFLKKVFRTLIAVLIAATIWLLKIVFVKVLASSFHVATFFDRMKESVFNHYILETLSGPPLEEDEREPPRRRLQASKTLPARLRDRTSYPLSRSKRTGSRRIDMVRLKKLSLEGRATALSVKRLVSYVMSSGLPTISRTVDDFGKAESEITSEWEARNCAQRIFKNVAKPGAKYIEEEDLLKFLKSEEVHTIFPLFEGAIETGRVAKSSFRNWVVHAYVERKALAHSLNDTKTAVQQLHKLASAIVIVIISVVSLLVMGLATTKVIFVVTSQLLLVGFMFQNMCKTIFESIIFVFVMHPFDVGDRCVVDGVQMIVEEMNILTTVFLRYDNEKIYYPNAILLTKPISNFRRSPDMADCVNFTIDVSTSTDDVTALKKAVQVYIESKPKYWSPKHSVLVKEIENVDKMKMSLCVQHTMNHQNYGEKSARRSELVFELKKIFENLGIRYHLLPQEVHVTQFNMNNGRMAISS